A window of Zonotrichia leucophrys gambelii isolate GWCS_2022_RI chromosome 11, RI_Zleu_2.0, whole genome shotgun sequence contains these coding sequences:
- the LOC135452598 gene encoding fatty acyl-CoA hydrolase precursor, medium chain-like: MAAARDAALLAWILCLGAAALVATEQPEAETKYGRVRGYQFHVDTAEKTVNVFLGLPFAKPPVGSLRFSEPQPPEPWEGVRDATSYPPMCLQDQVLGQNFSDLITNRKEKVALQVSEDCLYLNVYTPVSTGEKEKLPVLVWIHGGGLVFGAASSYDGSVFAAFDNVVVVTIQYRLGIAGYFSTGDEHARGNWGYLDQVAALRWVQENIMHFGGDPGSVTIFGESAGGISVSALVLSPLAKGLFHKAISESGTAALGLFTDQPKEDAQKIAAVSGCEKSSSAAMVECLRGKTEEELLQIKQKMDMTALQICNETSPENCKQDYFFISACVDGVFFPKSPMELLSEKSINGVPYIIGVNNCEFGWVMPMALKYPPFVDGLDKDVARQILQSNLALFIKGLTSEVVDRVYKEYMGDAESPAQVRDGLLDAMGDVYFVISSVQVARSHRDAGNPVFFYEFQHRPSSVEGLVPEFVKADHGAEIAFVFGKPFLAGGATKEENELSRTVMRYWTNFAKNGNPNGEGLVHWPQYDLEEKYLGIDLEQKAAEKLKEHRVELWAQVLKQSQTGRRKHTDL; the protein is encoded by the exons ATGGCAGCTGCGAGGGACGCGGCGCTGCTGGCCTGGATCCTCTGCCTCGGGGCCGCGGCGCTGGTGGCCACAG AACAACCAGAAGCAGAGACCAAATACGGGAGAGTCCGAGGGTACCAATTCCACGTGGACACAGCTGAGAAGACTGTAAATGTCTTTTTGGGACTTCCTTTTGCTAAGCCTCCCGTTGGATCACTGAGGTTTTCTGAACCACAGCCACCTGAGCCATGGGAAGGTGTCAGAGATGCCACTTCCTACCCACCAAT GTGTCTACAGGACCAAGTACTAGGACAGAATTTTTCAGACTTGATTACcaacagaaaagagaaagttgCTCTGCAAGTGTCTGAGGATTGCTTGTACCTAAATGTCTACACACCTGTTTCgacaggagaaaaggagaagctGCCT gTCTTAGTATGGATCCATGGAGGTGGATTAGTTTTTGGAGCAGCTTCATCATATGATGGCTCAGTATTTGCAGCATTTGACAACGTGGTGGTTGTAACAATTCAGTACAGACTCGGTATTGCTGGATATTTTAG cactggtGATGAGCATGCCCGAGGTAACTGGGGATATTTAGACCAAGTGGCGGCTCTTCGCTGGGTTCAGGAAAATATCATGCATTTTGGAGGAGATCCAGGATCTGTCACTATCTTTGGAGAATCTGCAGGAGGAATCAGTGTTTCTGCTCTT GTCTTATCTCCCCTGGCCAAGGGCTTGTTCCACAAGGCCATTTCAGAGagtggcactgcagccctgggcttgTTCACTGACCAGCCTAAGGAGGATGCACAG AAAATTGCTGCTGTCTCTGGCTGTGAAAAATCCAGTTCAGCTGCAATGGTTGAATGCTTGAGAGGAAAAACTGAAGAAGAACTACtacagataaaacaaaaaatg GACATGACAGCACTGCAGATCTGCAATGAGACCTCGCCTGAAAATTGCAAACAG GATTACTTTTTCATCAGTGCATGTGTAGATGGTGTATTTTTTCCAAAGAGTCCCATGGAATTACTCTCTGAAAAATCAATCAATGGTGTCCCATACATCATAGGAGTAAATAACTGTGAATTTGGATGGGTAATGCCTATG GCATTGAAATATCCTCCTTTTGTGGATGGTCTGGATAAAGATGTTGCACGTCAGATTTTACAGAGCAATTTAGCACTATTCATTAAG GGCCTTACATCTGAAGTTGTTGACAGAGTGTACAAGGAGTACATGGGGGATGCAGAAAGCCCTGCCCAGGTCCGAGATGGCCTCCTGGATGCAATGGGAGATGTCTACTTTGTCATCTCATCTGTGCAAGTGGCCAGATCCCACAGAG ATGCTGGCAACCCAGTCTTCTTTTATGAATTCCAACATCGGCCGAGTTCCGTGGAAGGTTTGGTACCAGAGTTTGTAAAAGCAGATCATGGAGCTGAGATTGCCTTTGTCTTTGGAAAGCCATTCTTAGCTG GAGGTGctacaaaagaagaaaatgaacttaGCAGAACTGTGATGAGATACTGGACCAACTTTGCTAAAAATGG AAATCCCAATGGAGAGGGCTTGGTCCATTGGCCTCAGTATGACCTGGAGGAAAAATACCTGGGAATAGACCTGGagcaaaaggcagcagagaaacTGAAAGAACACAGAGTGGAGCTTTGGGCACAGGTCCTGAAACAAAGTCAGACTGGAAGGAG